CGATCTTCCCGTCGGCGACCACCCCGTCCGTGGTGGGGTACTCACCTGCCACGCCCTGTACCGCCATGAGACGCTCGACCGGCAGCTTGCGAAGACAGGCAGCCGATTGTGCGTTGTTACCACAGCCAGCGTCCGTCGAGAACCGTACTCCCAGGGCTTCAGCTTGCGTCAGCGGCGCGGGCTCTTCGACCCCGCTTTCCATGATTGCGCGCTGGAACAGGCCCCGGGCCAAGGGTGACACCATGTGTGCCTGCACGTCGAAAGAACCGGCCGACTGCCCGCCGATCGTCACGTTTCCCGGATCGCCTCCGAAAGCGGCGATGTTGGCCCTCACCCAGCGCAGTGCCATCTGCTGGTCCAAGAGGCCGTAATTAGCGAACAGGTGGCCTTCGCGGTCGAGGCCCGGGTGAGCTAGCCAGCCGAGTACGCCGAGGCGGTAGTTCAGTGTGACGACAATCGTGTCGCCCGTTTTGACGAGGCCGCTGCCGTCGTATGCATCGCCGGCACCGGTGAAGTTGCCACCGCCGTGAAACCAGACGATCACCGGACGCCGGTGATCGGGCCTGGAAGTCTCCGGTGCGAACACGTTCAGGTAGAGGCAGTCCTCATTGTTGTTCGGCGGCCCCGCGAAGGTTCCCAGAGTGTTGATCTGGGCGCACGCCGGACCGAACCGGCTGGCGTCCCGGAGGCCGGTCCAGGCTGGCTGTGCTACTGGAGGCCGCCATCGCAGGTTCCCCACCGGCGGCTTGGCATAGGGGATGCCGCGAAACTGGACCGTGTCGTTGGCTCGGACCCCGTGCAACGAACCCGCGGGCGCATCGACACGCACGTGGTCGCCCGTCCGTGCCTGTACCGACGTCGGAGGGCCGACACACATCGCCAGCACGCAGAGTCCTATACCGACTACTCTCCGAACAGTAATTCTTAGCACACGCAATTCCCTTCTGATGGAGCTTCCTGCTGAATCATCAGGCGCGGCGAGGAAGGCACGGCGGGACGCCCTGAAAATTGCACTTCGTATTTTCCGATCCCGGACGGCTCGCCGTGGCGCGCACTACCCCGCCCAGGCCGGTCTTCGGTCGCATACATGCGGGTCGCAGGCACAAGCGAAGCGACAGCATTCTGGATTCCGTCCGGACTGTCGTAACGGTCGAAATGCACACCATGCAGGTGTTGTTCTCGCCCGCTTTGCGGAGTCGGCCCGCGGAGGCAGGCGTCAGGATTCACACCCCCTGGGTGCAGGAGTACCGGCCCGCATCGGTGAATTCGACGGGCGCACTCCACGGTAGGGCCGGCCATCCATAGAAACAAATTAATAATATGACTGCTAGGCATTGGCAGTGTCTATGGTGAGCCCCCAAAGGCCCCGAACGGGTCCGCGTCACGCGTCGGCGCGCCACCGCTTGTTCGCCTAGTACTCCAGTGCGGTTTCGTGATCTATCCAGTCGGTTCGTCGCTGGAGCATCGTCGGTAGTGGCTGCGCCGGGCTGTCGCTTGGTGTTGTCGCCGCCAGTCGGACCAGTGCAACAGCGTGGCCGCTGACACGGCTGGTGGGTTGAAGAAGGCGAGTAGGTGTCGGATCTCCGGGACGGTCAGCTTGATCGCGGGGTGATCGCTGGTGAGATGGGCCGGCTGGGCGGGTCGCGCGTGGGCTGAGCTGGCGGCGACGGCGGTGAGGAAGGCCAGGGCGAGCATGACGAGGGTGATGTGCCGGTGCCACGAAGTCCAGTTGCGGACTTGGTAGTGGTCGAGTCCGACCTGGCTCTTGGCGGCCTGGAAGCACTCCTCGACGCTCCAGCGGACACCGGCGACGCGGACGAGTTCCGCAAGGGTGACGGTGGTGGTTGACCAGCACAGGTAGAAGGCGAGTTCACCGGTCGTGCGGTTGCGGCGGATCAGCAGGTGGCGGTGGCCGCCGGTGCCGATGTGGATCCAGGCCCAGTCGTAGTAGCGCGGCCCTTTCGCACCAGCCCCGGCGCTGTGCCGCTGCCAGGCCGTGGCGGGCAGACGTTCGGCGACGGTGTCCGCGCGGATGGCGGTGCGGCCTGCGTTGATCCGTACCCGCGCCGAGCAGGCAACGGCCATGACGTAGCCGGTGCCGCGCGTTTCCAGGGCGGCGCGAAGCTGCGGGTCCTGCCCGTAGGCTTCGTCCCCGGTCACCCACCGCGCCTCCACCCCGGCCTCCAGCGCGGCGGCGATCATCTCCCAGGCCAGGCGGGGTTTGGTCCGGAACTGTACTTCCTGGGGTATCCCGGCAGCGTGGCGGCGCTCGGAGTCGGCGCACCACGAGTGCTCAGGCAGGTAGAGCCGGCGGTCGATCAGCGTCCGCCCCCGGCTGGTGGCATAGGCGAGAAAGACCCCGACCTGGGCGTTCTCGATGCGTCCTGCGGTGCCGGTGTACTGGCGCTGCACCCCCGCCGAGGCGTGGCCCTTCTTCACGAAACCGGTCTCGTCCATGATGAGCACGCCGCCGTCGGTGCCGAGGTGCTCGACGGCATAGGCGCGGAGGTCGTCACGGACGGCATCGGCGTCCCAGCGGGCGTAGCGCAGCAGCCGCTGCATCGACCCCGGCCGCGCGTGACCAGCCTGTTCCGCCAGCTGCCAGCAGTTCTTCCGTTCCGCCGTCGACAGCAGCCCGAGCAGATAGGCACGGGCACTCGCCCTCGGCTCAACCCGGCCGAAACGTCCCGCGATCCGGGCCATGGCCTGGTCGAACATCTCCCGCCAGTGAGCAGGGTCTACGCTATGGCCCGCGGCCACCGCACGATCTTCGTTTGTCCACACACCAACCGATGATCACGCGGTGGCCGTACCCGTGCCCAGCCGCGTCCGCGACAAGATCGCGAAACCAGACTGGAGTACTAACCGAGCGATCAGGTCCTCCGCGTCGGGCCGGGAGGCTGGAGCTGCTGGCCGGACTCCACGAGATCCAGTGCTCGTAGCGCGAGTGAGAGGCCCCCGCGGACCTCGGGGTCGTCCACTGATCTGCCGAGCAGGCTGTTGAGTCGCTCGATGCGGTAGTAGAGCGTGCGGCGCTGGATGAAGAGGGTCTCCGCCGCGCGGGACTTGTTGCCGTCCGCGGCGAGGTAGGCCCGCAGGGTCGGCAACAGGGGGTTCGCCTCGGTCGCGTCATGGCGCAGGAGCGGCCCGAGTTCGTCGTCGACGTATCGCCTGAGCTCCGGGCCTTCGGCGAGCGCGACGAGCAGACGCAGGACGCCGAGCCGGTCGAAGTGCAGCGCTGTGGGCTTCTCGCGGGTGGCGGCGACGGAGGCTGCGGTACGCGCTTGCCGTGCCGCATCCGCGAGCCGACGGGCCGGACCGCTGCGACTGACGCCGGCTCGGGCCCCGCGGGTGTCCAGTTCGTCGGCGAGCTGTTGCGCAGACAACTGTTTCGTCAGACCGACCACGGCGAGGACGTGATCGCCGATGTCTGCTACGACGGCGGGCGCCTTCAGGGATTTCAGCGCGGGTTCCAGCGCGGCCTCCGCCACGCCGTCCGAGTCGGGCTCCTTGCACAGTACGACGACGGCGAGAGGCCGGTCCCGCAGGTCACGGCCCACCCGCAGCGCCCGGTCGACGAACTGCTCACCGGTGATGTCGCCAAGGAGCAGCCGATTGATCAACGAGCTCTGCCGGTGCGAGGCCCGGACACCGCTCTCCCGGTCTCCGAGCAGCGCGATGGCGATCGTGTCGGCGGCCCGGTCGAGGGCGTAGGCATGCACACCGGTCAGCTCGCCATCGCCGTGGAAGACATGGATCCAGCCCCATGCCTCGCCCCTGAGCACGATCATGCGTCGGGTGCAGCCCGGCTCGTCGTGGGACTGGACCATGGAGGACTTGTTGTGCTGACCCCCAGGGGTACCGGCCTGGTGGGCCATCCTGGCGTGCAGGCCCCAGTTCCGCATCAGCAGATCGGTTTCGGTCGTTCCGCCGGCGTAGGCCACGACCTGGTGATCGGTGTCCTCCAGAACCACGGGGGAGCCGACGTTATGGGCGAGCGCCTCGGCGAACGAAACATGGTTGCGGCTGGCGAGCAGGAGCTGGATGAAGTCCGCGTTGAGACGCTCGAACGCGACAAGATCGGAGTTCCGTTCATCCGCGATCAGCTCGTGTACCTGGGCGGACACCTCGACGAACGGCAGTTCGTCCGCCAGGCCGATGAGGGGGAAGCCGAGCCGCTCGGCCTCGTCGATCATTGCTGGGGGCATCGTGGTGAAGGCGCGACCGCTGAGCTCGATGACGAGTGCCGAGGCGCCCGCCGCACTCACCTCGCGGATGTAGCGCCGCTGCTCACTCGCGGTCCGGCCGGCACCCAGGCCGGCGGTCAAGAGCAGCTCGCCACCGGTCAGGAACTGACCGATGTCGGGGATTTCCACCGGGTGGACCCAGCGGATCGTATGGCCCAGGTTCTTCTCGCCCGCGTATACGCGGACGGTGGTGCGGCTGAATACCTCCAGCTGCAAGGCGGCTGCTACTGACAGAGCCATGACTGACCTCTTTGGAACCAAGGGGGAGATTGCCCGCTGCGCGGACCGATCAGCCGTTACACGGATCATGCATTCTGGTGGCGCAGTCTTGCACATGCTGTGTCCGCCTTGTAGGCCCGCGGTCGACCATGCCAGGGAGCCGCCGCCAGGAGTGATCTTCCGTGGTCGTGAACACAGTGTGCAGAGCACCTGGGATCTCATTCTCATTGTGTGTCTGTGATGCGGTGGCGCGCCACGGCGAGACTTGCTCTCGACAGCGCTACCGGTGCCTCATGGCGGCAGTGCGGGAGCGCCGAGAATCCGTTGAACCACCTGCGAGGAGACCCAGCCGTGCCCGTCGTACTCAAGTCCGCGGCGTCCAAGAACACTGTGCGCAGCAGTCGTCCCGATGTCGTCGACACCGTGGCTGAGGTCATCGCGGACGTGCGCGCCCATGGTGACGAGGCCGTCCGCCGCTACTCGATGAAATTCGACGCCTGGGACCGGGCCTCGTACCGGCTCGGTCCCGACGAGATCAGGTCGATCGTGTCCGGGGTCCCCACGAGCGTCCTGGAGGATCTGCGGTTTGTGCAGCGGCAGGTCCAGAATTTCGCTCAGGCGCAGCGCGACTCCGTGCATGATTTCGAGATTGAGTCGCTTCCGGGTGTTTACCTCGGCCAGCGCAATATTCCCGTGACCGCGGCAGGCGCTTATGTCCCCGGTGGCCGGTACCCGCTCACGGCGTCGGCCCACATGACCATCGTCACGGCGAAGGTCGCCGGTGTGGAACGGGTGGCCGCCACGACCCCGCCCAATGAGGGAGCCCCGCCGCCCATCAGCGTCACCGCGATGCACCTGGCCGGCGCCGAGGAGATCTATGTGCTCGGCGGTGTGCAGGCCGTGGCCGCTCTCGCGCTGGGGACCGAGACGATCGACCCGGTCAACATGGTGGCCGGTCCCGGCAACGCGTATGTGGCAGAGGCCAAGCGGCAGCTGTTCGGCGAGGTCGGCATCGATCTGTTCGCGGGCCCCACCGAGGTGCTGATCGTCGCGGACGAGACCGCGGACCCGTTCACCATCGCCGTGGACCTGCTCAGCCAGGCCGAGCACGGCCCCGATTCCCCCGCGGTGCTCATCACCACATCGCGCGAGGTCGGCCTGGGCGCCATCGAGCACATCGACGCGCTGCTGCCCGGTCTGCCGACCGGCAGGGTCGCCGGCGCGGCCTGGCGTGACCACGGTGAGGTGCTGCTGGTGGAGAACCAGGAGGAGGCATTCGCCCTGGCCGACACCTACGCCAGCGAGCATGTGCAGATCTTCACCGCCGAGCCACGGGACGCGCTCGCGGGGATGCGGGACTACGGGGCGCTGTTCCTCGGCCAGGACACGTGCGTCCCGTATGGCGACAAGGTCATCGGTACCAATCATGTCCTGCCGACGCTGGGTGCCGCCCGCTACACGGGCGGTCTGTGGGTCGGGAAGTATCTCAAGACCGTCACCTACCAGGAGATCCGCGACAAGGACAGCAGCGCGATGCTCGGTGAGCTCTGCGGGCGGGCCTCGCGGCTGGAGAACTTCGAGGGACACGCCCGCTCCGGCGATCTGCGCGCCGCACGCCACGGCGGTGCCGCCCTGCCCTGGGCCGACCACGACGTACGCCTCGGCGACGCAAGGGCGTAAAGCCGTGACCGCCTCCCGCTTGTCCGCCTTCCCGCGCACCGGATCTCCAGCGAGCAGAGCTGGGATGCCGGAACCCGATCAGTTCGACGATCCGGCCCTGGAGCGGTTCGAACCCTTCCCTGCCCCGCGATCGGCCACGAACCCTCCGTCCGGGAAGCGGCCGACGCCCGTGAGGTACTGAGAAGCTGCCCCCGTGCTGCCCGCTTACCCGGGTCAGGGGAGGAGCGAGCGGCTGGTGGGTGCCAGTCTCAGTGTCCGGGGGACCGCCGTCTGTTCTCTCCCGATGCTCGTCAGGATTTCCCGGGCGCGGGGGTGGACCCGCATCTCGGCCATGTGCCGGCGATGCGCCCTTTCGTCGGGGTAGGAGGTGAAGACGACGGCGGCGTTCTCTCCGGTGCGGACCGGCAGCCTGGCGAAGGTGTTGTGCGCCGTCTCGGTGGTGAGGGCGGCCAGTGGCGCGGGTCCGGTCTCGTGGAGGACGGGCAGAAGGCCGTGCCGGATGAGTGCGATGCCCTCGGGCTGTCCGGGAGGGAAGGACCACACGGTGGCGGACACGAATCCCTCCGGTGCCGGCGCCCCGGGTCGGGTCCGGTGGGAGGGGCGGACGGTGAAGCCGCTCCCGGCCGTCAGGGGCCGTAGCAGCAGCACATTGTCGGAGTCGGCCATGGTGGCGTTGGCCTGGGGGCCGTGTTCTGCCCAGACGGGTCCGTCGTAGAAGGCGGTCAGCGCATGGTGCCGTACCGTCATGTCCTCGAACCCGCGCAGCCAGACGAAGCGGTCCGGCTCGTCCAGGTCCCGGAACTGGCCGAGTACGAGCATCCCGGTCTCTTCCTGGGTTTCGATGAACTCCCGGTCGAAGAGTTCGATGAGTTCCTCACGCCGGCCGGGGCGCAGCGTGTACTGGCGAAGCTCGATCACAGCAGGGCTGCTGACGGCGTCGATGGGGGTCATGTGGGGACTCCTGCCCGGGCGTCTTTCTCCAGGTGTGCCACGTCCGGCCGGTTCGGTCGGTCGGGGCCGGACACCGGCTGACGCTAGGGGAGTGGTGTGCCACGTGCTGTCAGGGTTTCCGGGCAGAATTGCGTCCATGTCCGCCGGCCGGTTGCTGTCGCTGTTGTTGTTGCTGCAATCCCGCGGCCGCGTCTCCGCACGCGCCGTCGCCAGTGAGCTGGGGGTGTCCGTGCGGACCGCCTACCGCGATCTGGCACGCCTCCAGGCCGCCGGTATCCCGGTCTACGCCGAGCCGGGCCGTGGGGGCGGCTATCAGCTGCTCGAGGGCTATCGCACGCGCCTGACCGGAATGAGCGAGGGCGAGGCGAGGGCGCTGTTCTTCGCCGGACTGCCCGGCCCGGCCGCTGACTTGGGCCTGACGGCGGAGGTGAGCGCCGCGCGGCTGAAGCTCCTGGCCGCGCTGCCGGCCGGGCTGCGTGAGGAGGCGGCGCGGACCGCGGCGGTGTTCCACCTGGACGCCCCCGCCTGGTACCGGGAACCCGAACCGACCCCGCACTTGGCCGTGTTCGTCGACGCGCTGCTCACCGGGCGTACGGTGGAGGTGCGCTACCGTCGCTGGCGCGCACCGCAGGAGGTCGGCCGCCGCCTGCGTCCCTACGGCCTGGTGCTCAAATCGGGTATCTGGTACCTCGTGGCCGCCGGGGAGAGCCGGATCGCCACCTACCGGGTCGCCCAAGTCCTCGACGCGGTCCCGAGCGAGGAGCGGTTCGACCGGCCGCAAGGATTCGACCTGGGCGCGTACTGGACCTCCTACCTCGAGGATTTCCAGGCACGCCGCTACACCGGCACCGCCACCGTCCGCCTGTCCCCGCGGGGACGCCGGCGCCTGCCCGACAATGTCCCCCCGGAGGTGATCCGGGCAGTGGACTCCACCGCGGTCCCCGTCGGCGACGACGGATGGGTCGAGGCCGTCATCCCGACCGAGAGCACCGACCACGCCTGCGGCGAGCTGCTGCGCCTCGGTACCGACATCGAGGTCCTCGCACCGGCCGGACTGCGCCAGGCCATGACGGCCACTGTGGGCGCACTCGCCCGGACGTACGGACTCCACTGACCGTGGGCCCCGCTGCGGCGGGGAAGATGGGGCCGGGCCGCGGCGGTTGCGCTCGTGCGGCTAGCTTCTCGGCTCGTACCGCATCGCCACCGCGCCCGAGCCGAACTCCAGCCGGCTCACGAGCTTCAAGTCGACATGCTTCGACAGTCCGGCGAACAACGTCGGCCCGTGGCCCGCGAGCCTGGGCTGAACCACGAACTCGTACTCATCGATCAATCCCAGCTCCGTCAACGGCGGCCGCCACGCCTCCTCCATCATTTCGTACGTCACCCGGCCGAAGAGAAGCGCATCGGCCTGGTCGAGGTTCCCGGCGTGGTGACGATGCATCTCTTCGTCCGGAACGATCGCACGGTGATCGCAGCACCCGTCCAATGTGACGTATTGATGGAGTACCGAAGGGGCCGCATTTCGCAAGAGTACCGCCGCTGCCGGCACCTGACACGATCGTGGCCGGTGGCGGCCGGGGCGTAGGTGTCGCTGAGGTGTCGCCAACCCCCCTTCGGGATCCTGGGGCTGGCCCCCGTGCGGCCGGGGTGTTGACACCATGGCGCCGCATGGCCCCCGGTCCGTACGTTTAAGCAGGTCAGAGCCCTGCTGACCGATTCAGGACCGGAGCCCTTCATGTCTCAGGCCACCGCGCCGTCCCTATCCACCGCACCCGTCGGCGCCACCGCGCAGCAGGGGAGCGAGTTCACCCCCCTGCTGCGGAAGGTCAGGGGACGGGGGCTGCTGGAGCGTCGCAAGGGCTGGTACGCGCGGATGATCAGCGTGAACCTCCTCGCCCTGGCGGCCGTGGTGACAGGGTTCGTCCTCGCCGGGGACACCTGGTGGACGCTGCTGCTCGCCGTGCCGCTCGCCATCCTGTCCGCCCGTACCGCCTACGTCGGCCACGACGCCGGGCACGCCCAGA
This genomic interval from Streptomyces asiaticus contains the following:
- a CDS encoding carboxylesterase/lipase family protein, coding for MRVDAPAGSLHGVRANDTVQFRGIPYAKPPVGNLRWRPPVAQPAWTGLRDASRFGPACAQINTLGTFAGPPNNNEDCLYLNVFAPETSRPDHRRPVIVWFHGGGNFTGAGDAYDGSGLVKTGDTIVVTLNYRLGVLGWLAHPGLDREGHLFANYGLLDQQMALRWVRANIAAFGGDPGNVTIGGQSAGSFDVQAHMVSPLARGLFQRAIMESGVEEPAPLTQAEALGVRFSTDAGCGNNAQSAACLRKLPVERLMAVQGVAGEYPTTDGVVADGKIVPSAGLLASFRAGRFTAVPVLSSSTRDEWNFLTGVQYYTSGRTTPLTESDYDAFVADRANGDPHLITEIRARYPLADYATPQRAIAAIGTQGGILFQCATRKRLAPISKAATVYAYQFDDRTAPSLLPAMPGFEPLADHTADIQYLFPGFHGGSLGMSHPLNQQQAALSRRLMTAWTNFARTGNPNGPKGTTWPAYSQSHPKAVALVDTHGQTVISDKQYAAANQCDFWDSLGAR
- a CDS encoding PucR family transcriptional regulator — translated: MALSVAAALQLEVFSRTTVRVYAGEKNLGHTIRWVHPVEIPDIGQFLTGGELLLTAGLGAGRTASEQRRYIREVSAAGASALVIELSGRAFTTMPPAMIDEAERLGFPLIGLADELPFVEVSAQVHELIADERNSDLVAFERLNADFIQLLLASRNHVSFAEALAHNVGSPVVLEDTDHQVVAYAGGTTETDLLMRNWGLHARMAHQAGTPGGQHNKSSMVQSHDEPGCTRRMIVLRGEAWGWIHVFHGDGELTGVHAYALDRAADTIAIALLGDRESGVRASHRQSSLINRLLLGDITGEQFVDRALRVGRDLRDRPLAVVVLCKEPDSDGVAEAALEPALKSLKAPAVVADIGDHVLAVVGLTKQLSAQQLADELDTRGARAGVSRSGPARRLADAARQARTAASVAATREKPTALHFDRLGVLRLLVALAEGPELRRYVDDELGPLLRHDATEANPLLPTLRAYLAADGNKSRAAETLFIQRRTLYYRIERLNSLLGRSVDDPEVRGGLSLALRALDLVESGQQLQPPGPTRRT
- the hisD gene encoding histidinol dehydrogenase, whose product is MPVVLKSAASKNTVRSSRPDVVDTVAEVIADVRAHGDEAVRRYSMKFDAWDRASYRLGPDEIRSIVSGVPTSVLEDLRFVQRQVQNFAQAQRDSVHDFEIESLPGVYLGQRNIPVTAAGAYVPGGRYPLTASAHMTIVTAKVAGVERVAATTPPNEGAPPPISVTAMHLAGAEEIYVLGGVQAVAALALGTETIDPVNMVAGPGNAYVAEAKRQLFGEVGIDLFAGPTEVLIVADETADPFTIAVDLLSQAEHGPDSPAVLITTSREVGLGAIEHIDALLPGLPTGRVAGAAWRDHGEVLLVENQEEAFALADTYASEHVQIFTAEPRDALAGMRDYGALFLGQDTCVPYGDKVIGTNHVLPTLGAARYTGGLWVGKYLKTVTYQEIRDKDSSAMLGELCGRASRLENFEGHARSGDLRAARHGGAALPWADHDVRLGDARA
- a CDS encoding putative quinol monooxygenase, whose protein sequence is MTPIDAVSSPAVIELRQYTLRPGRREELIELFDREFIETQEETGMLVLGQFRDLDEPDRFVWLRGFEDMTVRHHALTAFYDGPVWAEHGPQANATMADSDNVLLLRPLTAGSGFTVRPSHRTRPGAPAPEGFVSATVWSFPPGQPEGIALIRHGLLPVLHETGPAPLAALTTETAHNTFARLPVRTGENAAVVFTSYPDERAHRRHMAEMRVHPRAREILTSIGREQTAVPRTLRLAPTSRSLLP
- a CDS encoding helix-turn-helix transcriptional regulator; this encodes MSAGRLLSLLLLLQSRGRVSARAVASELGVSVRTAYRDLARLQAAGIPVYAEPGRGGGYQLLEGYRTRLTGMSEGEARALFFAGLPGPAADLGLTAEVSAARLKLLAALPAGLREEAARTAAVFHLDAPAWYREPEPTPHLAVFVDALLTGRTVEVRYRRWRAPQEVGRRLRPYGLVLKSGIWYLVAAGESRIATYRVAQVLDAVPSEERFDRPQGFDLGAYWTSYLEDFQARRYTGTATVRLSPRGRRRLPDNVPPEVIRAVDSTAVPVGDDGWVEAVIPTESTDHACGELLRLGTDIEVLAPAGLRQAMTATVGALARTYGLH